One Natrinema halophilum genomic window carries:
- a CDS encoding HalOD1 output domain-containing protein, with the protein MSSDSDSSSHPTFEHTYDDETPVSTAIIQAVCAVENVDPVDAPADLGFTLYEHVDPEALDRIVKENPDSADVQVELLVAGYDGLIRNEQVDVQSVRYFR; encoded by the coding sequence ATGTCATCAGATAGCGATAGCAGTTCCCATCCAACGTTTGAACATACGTACGACGACGAAACCCCGGTCAGTACCGCCATTATTCAGGCGGTCTGCGCGGTCGAAAACGTCGATCCCGTAGACGCCCCTGCTGATCTCGGCTTCACACTTTACGAGCACGTTGATCCGGAAGCGCTCGACAGAATTGTCAAAGAGAATCCTGATTCTGCCGACGTGCAGGTTGAACTGCTAGTTGCAGGCTATGACGGTCTGATCAGGAATGAGCAGGTAGATGTACAGAGTGTGAGATACTTTCGGTAG
- a CDS encoding DNA topoisomerase VI subunit B: MTSFQSTLGDEPGIAEELAESQQAISIAEFFEKNKHMLGFDSGARGLVTAVKEAVDNALDAAEEAGILPDIYVEIQEAGDYYRLIVEDNGPGLTKESLPKVFGKLLYGSRFHAREQSRGQQGIGISAAVLYSQLTSGKPAKITSRTQGSSEAEYFELIIDTDDNEPEISVEETTTWDRPHGTRIELEMEANMRARQQLHDYIKHTAVVNPHARLELREPTEHFKFERATDQLPEETEEIRPHPHGVELGTVMKMLTATDSQTVSGFLQGEFTRVGKKTTDSIIDAFRDRHYGREMRWRSPESHESADVAVAVESATANKGPEPTRAFAEAVADRVGDRDRIAYHELFEVVESAADGVEDEYEATFGDTVRENAVEAAWLELIDAAETDDEAAQSPADNGDEADDSRLVADLYDLADDATSTRKDDGIIHAFADRLAAKFEDEREAENVRHRLTHSQLREYVDRAADLTEEYDDVSFGETARENVVEAIWDVMGTVPDDPPLVRELNDDRDATSNLVDAMRATDIMAPPTRCLSPITEELITAGLEKEFDADFFASATRDAGVSGGDPFVVEAGIAYGGDLEAEGKGEVLRFANRVPLVYQRGACATTDVVKTIGWRNYGLDQPGGSGLPNGPVVIMVHVASTNVPFTSESKDAIANVPEIEDEIELAVREASRELKSYLNKRRSMQQRRKKQNVLGKILPEMAEKVAEVTDRDEPDIDDAIARIMNNVLVERQIEENGDGSAVSLVIENNSSTTESVEVTDIVSAEPTNLSDGATVVEMDGEWFVKWEADVGSGDDATLEYEVPDDATFDLDIKGIESEKLTVSS; encoded by the coding sequence ATGACGTCGTTCCAGTCGACACTCGGTGACGAGCCGGGGATCGCCGAGGAGCTGGCCGAGAGCCAGCAGGCTATCTCCATCGCCGAGTTCTTCGAGAAGAACAAGCACATGCTCGGCTTCGACAGCGGCGCTCGAGGCCTCGTCACGGCCGTCAAGGAGGCCGTCGACAACGCCTTGGACGCCGCGGAGGAAGCGGGCATTCTTCCGGACATCTACGTCGAGATTCAGGAAGCGGGTGACTACTATCGCCTGATCGTCGAAGACAACGGTCCGGGGCTGACGAAAGAATCGCTTCCGAAAGTCTTCGGGAAACTACTCTACGGATCTCGCTTTCACGCACGCGAACAATCTCGCGGCCAGCAGGGTATCGGCATCTCCGCAGCCGTCCTCTATTCACAGCTGACGAGCGGCAAACCCGCGAAGATCACCAGTCGAACCCAGGGCTCTAGCGAGGCGGAATACTTCGAGCTCATCATCGATACCGACGATAACGAACCCGAAATAAGCGTCGAGGAGACGACCACCTGGGATCGGCCCCACGGCACGCGCATCGAACTCGAGATGGAAGCCAATATGCGTGCCCGCCAGCAGCTTCACGACTATATCAAGCACACGGCGGTCGTCAACCCCCACGCCCGTCTCGAGCTTCGTGAGCCCACGGAACACTTCAAGTTCGAACGAGCGACCGACCAGCTACCCGAAGAGACCGAGGAAATTCGCCCGCATCCTCACGGGGTCGAACTCGGCACCGTGATGAAAATGCTGACCGCGACGGATTCCCAGACAGTCTCGGGGTTCTTGCAGGGAGAGTTCACCCGCGTCGGGAAGAAGACCACTGACTCGATCATCGACGCGTTCCGCGACCGCCACTACGGCCGCGAGATGCGCTGGCGGTCCCCCGAATCCCACGAATCGGCGGACGTGGCTGTCGCGGTTGAGAGTGCGACGGCGAACAAGGGTCCGGAACCGACCAGAGCTTTCGCCGAAGCCGTCGCCGACCGCGTCGGCGACCGAGACCGAATCGCGTACCACGAACTGTTCGAAGTCGTCGAGTCTGCTGCGGACGGCGTCGAAGACGAGTACGAGGCGACGTTTGGCGACACCGTTCGAGAAAATGCCGTCGAGGCGGCCTGGCTCGAACTTATCGACGCAGCTGAAACGGACGACGAGGCGGCGCAATCTCCGGCCGACAATGGGGACGAAGCCGACGACTCACGACTCGTCGCCGACCTGTACGACCTCGCGGACGACGCGACGAGCACCCGCAAGGACGACGGGATCATCCACGCCTTTGCAGACCGGCTGGCGGCCAAGTTCGAGGACGAACGCGAGGCCGAAAACGTTCGCCACCGACTCACACATTCGCAACTCCGAGAATACGTTGACCGCGCGGCGGACCTCACCGAGGAATACGACGACGTCTCGTTCGGGGAGACGGCCCGGGAAAACGTCGTCGAGGCCATCTGGGACGTAATGGGGACCGTCCCGGACGATCCACCCCTCGTACGAGAACTGAACGACGACCGCGACGCCACCAGTAACCTCGTCGACGCGATGCGCGCAACCGATATCATGGCGCCGCCGACGCGGTGTCTCTCGCCGATCACCGAGGAACTCATCACCGCCGGACTCGAAAAGGAGTTCGACGCCGACTTCTTCGCGTCCGCGACTCGCGACGCCGGGGTCTCCGGCGGCGACCCGTTCGTCGTCGAAGCCGGAATCGCCTACGGCGGCGACCTCGAGGCCGAGGGCAAGGGCGAGGTGCTTCGCTTTGCAAACCGGGTCCCGCTGGTCTATCAACGTGGCGCCTGTGCGACGACCGACGTGGTCAAGACCATCGGCTGGCGCAACTACGGGCTCGACCAGCCCGGCGGCTCCGGTCTCCCGAACGGACCGGTGGTGATCATGGTTCACGTCGCCTCGACGAACGTTCCGTTCACGAGCGAATCGAAAGACGCCATCGCGAACGTTCCGGAGATAGAAGACGAGATCGAACTCGCGGTTCGCGAAGCCTCTCGTGAACTCAAGAGCTACCTCAACAAGCGCCGGTCGATGCAACAGCGGCGAAAGAAACAGAACGTCCTCGGGAAAATCCTTCCCGAGATGGCCGAGAAGGTCGCAGAGGTCACGGATCGCGACGAACCCGACATCGACGATGCGATCGCACGCATCATGAACAACGTCCTCGTCGAGCGTCAAATCGAGGAAAACGGCGACGGGTCAGCCGTCTCCCTCGTCATCGAGAACAACTCGAGTACGACCGAGTCCGTTGAAGTGACCGACATCGTCTCGGCCGAACCGACGAACCTCTCGGACGGCGCGACTGTCGTCGAGATGGACGGCGAATGGTTCGTCAAGTGGGAAGCCGACGTGGGAAGCGGCGACGACGCCACGCTCGAGTACGAGGTACCGGACGACGCGACGTTCGATCTGGACATCAAAGGCATCGAAAGCGAGAAACTCACGGTGTCATCATGA